The following proteins are encoded in a genomic region of Streptomyces sp. NBC_01723:
- a CDS encoding GntR family transcriptional regulator — protein MPGPSGTGAVTRSTLRQQIADALRDEVLAGRLQPGQEFTVKEIAEQYGVSATPVREALVDLSAQGLLDADHHRGFRVHEYSVDDFRGMVEARNLVTDGMFLSLAGDLEAGPDPDDPRVAAALAGVRRRGEEAQRAAAAGELTVLIGYDLRFWRELAILFGNAYLSDFLHRLRVQSWVCTVQHLRRLSELRGALWSGHTELVDALARRDVPGARSLVHAYNAHSLALIERLARDDLGTGRGMTNG, from the coding sequence ATGCCCGGCCCCAGCGGCACCGGTGCCGTCACGCGCAGCACCCTGCGGCAGCAGATCGCCGACGCGCTCCGCGACGAGGTGCTGGCCGGCAGGCTCCAGCCGGGGCAGGAGTTCACCGTCAAGGAGATCGCCGAGCAGTACGGGGTGTCCGCGACGCCCGTGCGCGAGGCCCTGGTCGACCTGTCCGCACAGGGGCTCCTGGACGCCGACCACCACCGGGGCTTCCGGGTGCACGAGTACTCGGTCGACGACTTCCGCGGCATGGTCGAGGCCCGCAACCTGGTGACCGACGGGATGTTCCTGTCCCTCGCCGGGGACCTGGAGGCCGGCCCGGACCCGGACGACCCGCGCGTCGCCGCCGCCCTCGCCGGAGTGCGGCGCCGGGGCGAGGAGGCCCAGCGCGCCGCCGCGGCCGGCGAACTGACCGTCCTCATCGGCTACGACCTGCGGTTCTGGCGCGAGCTGGCCATCCTCTTCGGCAACGCCTACCTCTCCGACTTCCTGCACCGGCTGCGCGTGCAGTCCTGGGTGTGCACGGTGCAGCACCTGCGCCGGCTCAGCGAGCTGCGCGGCGCGCTGTGGTCCGGGCACACCGAGCTGGTCGACGCCCTCGCCCGCCGCGACGTGCCGGGCGCGCGGTCGCTGGTGCACGCGTACAACGCCCACTCGCTCGCGCTGATCGAACGGCTCGCCCGGGACGACCTGGGGACCGGGCGGGGGATGACCAACGGCTGA